The DNA region AAGCCGGAACAAGAGTCCTGAGCAGAAACGAAAACTTTCAGTGGAGAAGAGCAAGAAGCGAACCAAGAAATCAAAACGAGCAGCTAGCAGTAGTTCAGATTCGAGTGAAAGTTCTTCGGAATCCGAGAGTGACTCCACATCTTCAGATAGTTCCGAGGATAGCTCTAGCAGCTCCTCATCGTCGGACGAACGCAACAAGCGTAAAAAGAGTACAAAATCCAAGCAGAAGAAGTCCAAGTCTAAGAGTAGTCACAAACCGAAGAAGAAACATCatagaaattaaagaaaaacgtCATAATTAATTAGAACAAAACCATCTTGACTACAgctaaatattgaatatacaTAGTTCTATTTGTTGCGATCCTGGACCTCGGCTTCGAGGGCCGCCATCGCAGCGCCACCGCAGCAACCTTCAGTGTTTTTGGCGCCGCGTTGCCTGCGCGGTTTTTCGATGATCGCATCAGGATTGAAGACCACATTGTCGAGTCGCGTTGTCTCTGGCGTGATCCTCAGTTCTGTAAATATAGTCAAATTTGCGTTTTGAGCGCTCTTTTATGTAATCGTCATCTCCCACTGACCATAAACACCTTCCTCCTTTTTCTGGGCTTGGATGACATTTGTGCGCAGTTCTAGATCCACATCCTGTGCCAGCTTGATCATCTGTAATTACAGAAAATCGTAAAAAACTTGCCAAGCATTTACAAAAAGTTGTTAAAACCTTTTGAATCTCATCCTCGCTGCTTTCATTGCGATTCTGCAGGAAAGATTCGTTGATTTTTAGTCGTCCTGCCACCAGAGCATTAGCATCTCCCTGGAACACGTATTGTCGTGTACGATGGAGCTTCTTAAAAGCACTGAGGACCTGAAATACAAGCGATATTAACAGAATATTTACGattttttagttaatttacCTGGCGCCGCAAATTGGACATTTTTGTATGGTAACAGCTGACGGAAAGCGTTACCAGATTATCTAACCTATTGATAGTTTTAGGGCGGCCGTTTTCTTGACGATATTATTAAattgcta from Drosophila santomea strain STO CAGO 1482 chromosome 3R, Prin_Dsan_1.1, whole genome shotgun sequence includes:
- the LOC120454407 gene encoding complex III assembly factor LYRM7, with the protein product MSNLRRQVLSAFKKLHRTRQYVFQGDANALVAGRLKINESFLQNRNESSEDEIQKMIKLAQDVDLELRTNVIQAQKKEEGVYELRITPETTRLDNVVFNPDAIIEKPRRQRGAKNTEGCCGGAAMAALEAEVQDRNK